Proteins from a single region of Nocardiopsis dassonvillei subsp. dassonvillei DSM 43111:
- a CDS encoding class I SAM-dependent methyltransferase, with the protein MAEARTRAPLPDNAPEGSGDPSRLTLDQLLEHDALGPADRLPTRYRGPRSVTGDGWTGFATRLERGEELALIRSLTAANRRVLDVGGGIGEMARTVAARTGSCTAIEPHPQLVEAIRDETTRGVVDVHPGTAEEIPFPDGSFDAVYSAWVLQYVDDVERAVAEMVRVCDRSDPESKIVLFAAGSGNELMRLVNEVCVPIAEEPYDHHGYLLSQAARALAARGFDDFSLHRAESSIRFDGEEPAERAAIAAAVLTGFWYERHPRAEEIRSSLESALARHFALRPHAIGDQAAVLVARPGSRPR; encoded by the coding sequence ATGGCAGAGGCACGAACCCGAGCACCGCTACCCGACAACGCGCCCGAGGGGTCCGGGGACCCTTCACGGCTGACCCTGGACCAGCTCCTGGAGCATGACGCCCTGGGGCCCGCGGACCGCCTGCCCACGCGGTACCGGGGGCCGCGAAGCGTGACCGGCGACGGATGGACGGGATTCGCGACCCGGCTGGAGCGCGGCGAGGAACTCGCCCTCATACGGAGCCTCACCGCGGCCAACCGCCGCGTGCTCGACGTCGGCGGCGGGATCGGGGAGATGGCGCGCACCGTCGCGGCGAGAACCGGCTCCTGCACGGCCATCGAGCCCCACCCCCAGCTGGTGGAGGCGATCCGCGACGAGACCACCCGCGGCGTGGTGGACGTCCACCCCGGAACCGCCGAGGAGATCCCCTTCCCCGACGGCTCGTTCGACGCCGTCTACAGCGCCTGGGTCCTTCAGTACGTCGACGACGTCGAGCGGGCCGTCGCGGAGATGGTCCGGGTCTGCGACCGGAGCGACCCGGAGTCCAAGATCGTGCTGTTCGCCGCAGGATCGGGCAACGAGCTCATGAGGCTGGTCAACGAGGTCTGCGTGCCGATCGCCGAGGAGCCCTACGACCATCACGGTTACCTGTTGTCACAGGCCGCACGTGCGCTCGCCGCCCGGGGCTTCGACGACTTCTCCCTGCACCGTGCCGAGTCCTCGATCCGGTTCGACGGGGAGGAACCGGCCGAGCGGGCCGCGATCGCTGCGGCCGTCCTGACCGGGTTCTGGTATGAGCGGCACCCGAGGGCCGAGGAGATCAGGAGTTCGCTGGAGTCCGCCCTGGCCCGCCACTTCGCCCTCAGGCCCCACGCGATCGGCGACCAGGCAGCGGTCCTGGTCGCCCGACCGGGATCCCGACCCCGGTGA
- a CDS encoding DUF3099 domain-containing protein, producing MKRRVRRYSLVMGACLLLFAGALPVYYLFGAGWAVAMCAVAAVLPPVAAALGSIADPDDPEDRDNRYGPNAD from the coding sequence ATGAAGCGACGCGTACGCCGGTACAGCCTCGTCATGGGAGCGTGCCTGCTCCTGTTCGCCGGAGCGCTGCCCGTCTACTACCTCTTCGGCGCGGGATGGGCGGTGGCCATGTGCGCGGTGGCGGCCGTCCTGCCGCCGGTGGCCGCGGCCCTGGGCAGCATCGCCGACCCCGACGACCCGGAGGACCGCGACAACAGGTACGGGCCCAACGCCGACTGA
- a CDS encoding glycerol dehydrogenase yields the protein MAEHTRGTRPRVFASPGRYVQGRGALARLGPLVSDHGSRPLVLVDDVVRGLTEDVLTASFREADLPLVFEGFGGVPTRAEAERVSGTIRDGGHDVVIGLGGGAAIDTAKAAGDNTGIPWVSAATVASTDAPTSALSVVYTESGAFESYRFYDRNPVLVVVDTQFVAEAPTRFLAAGVGDALATWIEARAVERAHSANMVEGLPTRAGTTLARLSWDILWESSLPALEAVDRGLVTPDVEAVVEATTLLSGLGFESGGLAAAHAVHDGLTAVDETHHLAHGEKVNIGSLTQLLLEGAPASEVDDFARFTARVGLPTTLTEAGLGDADDEVLDRVVAAATAPEETIHNLAFTPSARDVRDALRAVEAVGRRARREAGLGEPQAPGAH from the coding sequence ATGGCAGAGCACACCCGAGGAACCCGGCCGCGCGTCTTCGCCTCGCCGGGGCGCTACGTCCAGGGGCGGGGCGCCCTGGCCCGGCTGGGCCCGCTCGTCTCCGACCACGGCTCCCGCCCGCTCGTCCTGGTCGACGACGTCGTCCGCGGACTGACCGAGGACGTCCTCACCGCCTCCTTCCGCGAGGCGGACCTGCCCCTGGTCTTCGAGGGCTTCGGCGGCGTTCCGACCAGGGCCGAGGCCGAACGCGTCTCCGGGACGATCCGGGACGGGGGCCACGACGTGGTCATCGGCCTGGGCGGCGGGGCCGCGATCGACACCGCCAAGGCCGCGGGGGACAACACGGGAATCCCGTGGGTCAGCGCGGCCACGGTGGCCTCGACCGACGCGCCCACGTCGGCGCTGTCGGTGGTCTACACCGAGTCCGGGGCGTTCGAGTCCTACCGCTTCTACGACCGCAACCCGGTGCTGGTGGTGGTCGACACGCAGTTCGTGGCCGAGGCGCCCACCCGGTTCCTGGCCGCCGGGGTCGGCGACGCCCTCGCCACCTGGATCGAGGCGCGCGCGGTGGAGCGGGCGCACAGCGCGAACATGGTGGAGGGCCTGCCGACCCGGGCGGGCACGACCCTGGCGCGCCTGTCCTGGGACATCCTGTGGGAGTCGTCCCTGCCCGCGCTGGAGGCGGTGGACCGCGGCCTGGTGACCCCGGACGTGGAGGCCGTCGTGGAGGCCACCACGCTGCTGTCCGGCCTGGGCTTCGAGTCCGGCGGGCTGGCCGCCGCGCACGCGGTGCACGACGGGCTGACGGCGGTGGACGAGACGCACCACCTCGCCCACGGCGAGAAGGTCAACATCGGCTCGCTCACCCAGCTGCTGCTGGAGGGCGCCCCGGCCTCGGAGGTGGACGACTTCGCGCGGTTCACGGCCCGCGTGGGCCTGCCGACCACCCTGACCGAGGCGGGGCTGGGGGACGCGGACGACGAGGTGCTCGACCGGGTCGTGGCCGCGGCGACCGCGCCGGAGGAGACCATCCACAACCTGGCGTTCACGCCCTCGGCCCGGGACGTGCGCGACGCCCTGCGCGCGGTGGAGGCGGTGGGCCGCCGCGCCCGCCGCGAGGCCGGGCTCGGGGAACCGCAGGCTCCCGGGGCCCACTGA
- a CDS encoding GNAT family N-acetyltransferase, whose product MTETSAEGVAADPRTSAVRMLRVRHDDPRVRGLLDGLLEEYTERYGAEGAADELARYPVTEFAAPHGRLVLAELDGEIVAGGAVRPYKKDRSAMADTAEFKRVWTSGRHRRLGLASRVMTALEEAARDLGYTRVLLFTGPAQPEAVAFYTRIGYRPVDPADIDELPHRTAIPFAHDLV is encoded by the coding sequence GTGACAGAGACCAGTGCCGAAGGCGTCGCGGCGGACCCGCGGACCAGCGCGGTCCGCATGCTGCGCGTGCGCCACGACGACCCGCGCGTGCGGGGGCTGCTCGACGGCCTGCTGGAGGAGTACACCGAGCGCTACGGTGCCGAGGGCGCGGCCGACGAGCTCGCGCGCTACCCGGTGACCGAGTTCGCCGCTCCCCACGGCCGTCTCGTACTGGCCGAACTGGACGGGGAGATCGTCGCCGGAGGGGCCGTGCGCCCCTACAAGAAGGACCGGTCGGCCATGGCCGACACCGCCGAGTTCAAACGCGTCTGGACCTCGGGGCGTCACCGCCGCCTCGGACTGGCCAGCCGGGTGATGACCGCCCTGGAGGAGGCCGCCCGCGACCTCGGCTACACCCGGGTCCTGCTGTTCACCGGTCCCGCCCAGCCCGAGGCGGTCGCCTTCTACACGCGGATCGGCTACCGGCCGGTCGACCCGGCCGACATCGACGAGCTGCCCCACCGCACGGCCATCCCCTTCGCCCACGACCTCGTGTGA
- the queC gene encoding 7-cyano-7-deazaguanine synthase QueC: MRGQDTPRDEIGGDPFTVVVVFSGGMDSTTLLAHFAALRFRLVAVTVEYGQRHGKEVDAARAIARHYGAEHHILGIAGFGPLLRGSALTDARVEVPDGHYAEESMRDTVVPNRNAVLANLAASVAVARRAGTVALGMHSGDHFVYPDCRPAFVDALRHLVGVANEGFAAPRVEAPFMAWSKADIARHGVRLGAPLEHSWSCYKGGDIHCGTCGTCYERREAFQEAGLPDPTEYLDGVTRFSAP, from the coding sequence ATGCGAGGACAGGACACACCGCGAGACGAGATCGGGGGGGACCCCTTCACCGTGGTCGTGGTGTTCTCCGGAGGGATGGACTCCACGACACTGCTCGCCCACTTCGCCGCGTTGCGGTTCCGACTGGTCGCGGTGACGGTGGAGTACGGGCAGCGGCACGGGAAGGAGGTCGACGCCGCCCGGGCCATCGCCCGCCACTACGGAGCGGAACACCACATCCTGGGCATCGCGGGGTTCGGGCCCCTGCTCAGGGGCTCGGCCCTCACCGACGCCCGGGTGGAGGTGCCCGACGGGCACTACGCGGAGGAGTCCATGCGCGACACCGTCGTCCCGAACCGGAACGCCGTACTGGCCAATCTCGCGGCTTCGGTGGCGGTGGCCAGACGGGCGGGCACCGTGGCCCTGGGCATGCACTCCGGCGATCACTTCGTGTATCCGGACTGCCGTCCGGCCTTCGTCGACGCGCTGCGCCACCTGGTGGGGGTGGCCAACGAGGGGTTCGCCGCGCCGCGCGTCGAGGCCCCCTTCATGGCATGGTCCAAGGCCGACATCGCGCGGCACGGCGTGCGCCTCGGAGCGCCCCTGGAACACAGCTGGTCCTGTTACAAGGGGGGCGACATCCACTGCGGTACGTGCGGGACCTGCTACGAGCGCCGCGAGGCATTCCAGGAGGCCGGCCTCCCCGACCCCACCGAGTACCTCGACGGCGTCACACGCTTCTCGGCACCCTGA
- a CDS encoding LuxR C-terminal-related transcriptional regulator codes for MPEPRTRRGGIVGRTEPLTRLLSARQHSRRTGLTCHVVTGEPRVGRTTLLSLVCRPTPSRAGPAVHIACSRHVNRLVTALTDALAPTADEHPAEEGEGGSTVSPRARAGTAHARGAGGGPAGPRELVEVLTRDAPLVIALDDVDQAGPESLVRLRGVLRDVAHLPVTLVASIRSGEPAAAPTELADLLSGARTITLRGLSEEETGALMHERLGHRLDADLVTASHETTAGNPFLTRALCDWIRARESPVRSPAELRSAVLPSVADAMIGRANRFDPRARAVAEAVVVASASGEADPALVAHLSGTRLAETLAALDLLARMRLVTDDHAVTLRHPLLHTALLASMTVMSRNAAHLAAAAFLHRRPGAERRVARHLAESTVPLDAPWSSTALITAARLPDTAARDRVRYLEQAVQAGGTGAWPGVAPELAAARIALDRQGGLRAAVEALGRTTDVAVRRRLLGLIGATLCEGERGDDASAVLRTVREAVAGTEREDWPRTFLTHGRSLTPEPAAARPVEGAPVPDDVPRPPAVTAIDAFSSYLLGGPPSVALADVRQALDHDLDDLLLQPPALPAALSVLVGCGHQAEASTRRRSLVADPDRLPRWVGTAVRLTEATGSYASGDLSAARHTLTEQLSELPSRGGHGYSGLRTRLVGLLANVHLDLGDPDAAEALLRRHHHDGHPQTAWYDADVPLARARLRIRAGALSRGVEDLLEVIRRRDAAGVRGPGTLCWRSEGALLLARAGARDEAVRDARRQMEFAEATGSPQERARALRVWGALAEEPASAEALSAAVDLLRGTGHDLETARTTAELGTVLARMGRHGEAVAALSRSAGLAASRGARDLADRVRLQLVALDACRASHDVSVRGILALTPRERQILIDALLGQANKTIAGRRHITRRTVELHLSSAYRKLGISGRGEFGKILGSPGRWEILVGGE; via the coding sequence ATGCCCGAGCCCCGGACGCGGCGCGGCGGGATCGTGGGCAGGACCGAACCGCTCACGAGGCTGCTGTCGGCCCGTCAACACAGCCGCCGTACGGGGCTCACCTGTCACGTGGTGACGGGAGAGCCCAGGGTGGGGCGGACCACCCTGCTCTCCCTGGTGTGCCGCCCCACACCGTCCCGCGCCGGTCCCGCGGTGCACATCGCGTGCTCCCGGCACGTGAACCGCCTGGTCACCGCGCTCACGGACGCCCTGGCCCCGACCGCCGACGAACACCCCGCCGAGGAGGGGGAGGGGGGTTCCACCGTGTCCCCGCGCGCCCGCGCCGGGACCGCGCACGCCCGGGGAGCGGGAGGCGGACCGGCCGGCCCCCGGGAGCTGGTGGAGGTGCTGACCCGGGACGCCCCCCTGGTGATCGCGCTGGACGACGTCGACCAGGCGGGGCCCGAGTCCCTGGTCCGGTTGCGGGGCGTCCTGCGGGACGTCGCCCACCTTCCCGTGACGCTCGTCGCCTCGATCCGGAGCGGAGAACCGGCCGCGGCTCCGACCGAACTCGCCGACCTGCTGTCCGGCGCCCGCACCATCACCCTGCGCGGGCTGTCGGAGGAGGAGACCGGCGCGCTGATGCACGAGCGGCTGGGCCACCGGCTCGACGCGGACCTCGTCACGGCGTCCCACGAGACCACCGCCGGCAACCCGTTCCTGACGCGGGCCCTGTGCGACTGGATCCGGGCCCGCGAATCCCCGGTGCGCTCACCGGCCGAGCTGCGAAGCGCCGTGCTCCCCTCCGTGGCCGACGCCATGATCGGCCGGGCGAACCGCTTCGACCCGCGGGCCCGGGCGGTCGCCGAGGCGGTCGTCGTCGCCTCGGCCTCCGGGGAGGCCGACCCCGCTCTGGTCGCGCACCTCAGCGGAACCCGGCTCGCGGAAACGCTGGCCGCGCTCGACCTCCTGGCTCGGATGCGCCTGGTCACCGACGACCACGCGGTGACGCTGCGCCACCCGTTGCTCCACACCGCGCTGCTCGCCTCCATGACCGTGATGAGCCGCAACGCGGCGCACCTGGCCGCCGCCGCCTTCCTGCACCGCAGACCCGGCGCGGAGCGGCGGGTGGCCCGTCACCTCGCGGAGTCGACGGTGCCCCTGGACGCCCCGTGGTCGTCCACCGCCCTGATCACGGCCGCACGGCTCCCCGACACGGCCGCGCGGGACCGCGTGCGCTACCTGGAGCAGGCCGTCCAGGCCGGGGGAACGGGCGCGTGGCCCGGTGTCGCCCCCGAACTGGCGGCCGCCCGGATCGCACTCGACCGACAGGGCGGCCTGCGCGCCGCGGTGGAGGCACTCGGTCGCACCACCGACGTCGCGGTCCGTCGCCGCCTGCTCGGCCTGATCGGCGCGACGCTCTGCGAGGGCGAACGCGGCGACGACGCGTCCGCCGTCCTGCGGACGGTGCGGGAGGCCGTCGCCGGAACGGAGCGGGAGGACTGGCCGCGGACCTTCCTCACCCACGGGCGGTCCCTGACGCCCGAGCCGGCGGCCGCCCGTCCGGTCGAAGGGGCTCCCGTCCCCGACGACGTGCCGCGCCCTCCCGCCGTCACGGCCATCGACGCCTTCTCCTCCTACCTCCTGGGCGGGCCGCCGTCGGTCGCGCTCGCGGACGTGAGGCAGGCCCTGGACCACGACCTCGACGACCTCCTGCTCCAACCGCCCGCCCTGCCCGCCGCCCTGTCGGTGCTGGTCGGTTGTGGTCACCAGGCGGAGGCGTCCACGCGTCGGCGCTCCCTCGTCGCCGATCCGGACCGGCTGCCCCGCTGGGTGGGCACGGCGGTCCGGCTCACCGAGGCGACGGGATCCTACGCCTCGGGCGACCTGTCCGCGGCCCGGCACACGCTCACGGAGCAGCTCTCGGAACTGCCCTCCCGCGGTGGTCACGGCTACAGCGGTCTCCGGACCCGCCTGGTCGGCCTCCTGGCCAACGTCCACCTGGACCTGGGCGACCCGGACGCGGCGGAGGCGCTGTTGCGCCGACACCACCACGACGGCCACCCGCAGACCGCGTGGTACGACGCCGACGTGCCCCTCGCCCGAGCGCGGCTGAGGATCAGGGCGGGCGCCCTGTCCCGCGGCGTCGAGGACCTGTTGGAGGTCATCCGACGCCGCGACGCGGCGGGGGTCCGGGGGCCGGGCACGCTCTGCTGGCGGAGCGAGGGCGCCCTCCTCCTGGCCAGGGCGGGCGCCCGTGACGAGGCGGTGCGCGACGCCCGCCGACAGATGGAGTTCGCGGAGGCGACCGGTTCGCCGCAGGAGCGGGCCCGCGCGCTGCGGGTGTGGGGCGCGCTCGCCGAGGAGCCCGCTTCGGCGGAGGCGCTGAGCGCGGCGGTCGACCTGCTCCGGGGCACCGGGCACGACCTCGAAACCGCACGGACCACGGCGGAGCTGGGCACGGTGCTGGCGCGGATGGGCCGCCACGGGGAGGCCGTGGCGGCCCTGAGCCGTTCGGCCGGCCTGGCCGCCAGCCGGGGCGCGCGTGACCTCGCCGACCGGGTACGGCTCCAGCTGGTGGCCTTGGACGCCTGTCGTGCCTCACACGACGTCTCCGTGCGGGGCATCCTCGCGCTGACCCCGCGCGAACGGCAGATCCTCATCGACGCGCTGCTGGGCCAGGCCAACAAGACGATCGCCGGACGTCGGCACATCACCCGTCGCACGGTGGAACTGCACCTGTCGAGCGCCTACCGCAAGCTGGGCATCTCCGGGAGGGGAGAGTTCGGCAAGATCCTCGGCAGCCCCGGAAGGTGGGAGATCCTCGTCGGCGGGGAGTGA
- a CDS encoding 6-pyruvoyl trahydropterin synthase family protein — MTHRIRVRHNFETAHRLPHLSGKCMNLHGHSWWAEVSVSAPALSEDGTVVEFGAFKKALRAFVDTHLDHGAMLGAGDPLAAVLAEHGSKVYRFGAASPGDTERYARDLPYPTVEAVAVMLGRVAQALLDSGERAAGARVTGVEVTETHVNRAAYHPVASPQAGERPFERVLAVD, encoded by the coding sequence ATGACCCACCGGATCCGAGTCCGGCACAACTTCGAGACGGCGCACCGGCTGCCCCACCTGAGCGGCAAGTGCATGAACCTGCACGGCCACTCCTGGTGGGCCGAGGTCAGCGTGAGCGCCCCCGCCCTGAGCGAGGACGGCACCGTCGTGGAGTTCGGCGCCTTCAAGAAGGCGCTGCGCGCCTTCGTCGACACCCACCTCGACCACGGGGCCATGCTCGGCGCCGGGGACCCGCTGGCCGCGGTCCTGGCGGAGCACGGCAGCAAGGTCTACCGGTTCGGGGCGGCCTCGCCCGGTGACACCGAGCGCTACGCCCGCGACCTGCCCTATCCGACGGTCGAGGCCGTCGCCGTGATGCTGGGCCGGGTCGCCCAGGCCCTGCTCGACAGCGGGGAACGGGCGGCGGGCGCGCGGGTGACCGGTGTCGAGGTCACCGAGACCCACGTCAACAGGGCGGCGTACCACCCCGTGGCCTCGCCCCAGGCCGGTGAGCGCCCCTTCGAGCGGGTCCTGGCCGTCGACTGA
- a CDS encoding aminopeptidase P family protein, producing the protein MSEQQRPQDETNAPVFSPRKNGQAQSVSDELAAWMTTGWADTERRDLEPVEQAGHTARRRAALSAAFPGDRLVVPAGQLLTRSNDTEYPFRAATDYAYLTGDTSDGGCLVFTPRAEGGHDVVLYLKPRSNRDNGEFWLGGYGELWTGRRNSLSEAADLLGVATADVTTLSGVLRAGGATTRIVRGHDAELDAIVDGLRADADEEARAKYAQLDEDLSVTLADHRLVKDEWEIAQLQLAVDATVRGFGDVVEALPQAKDTSERFIEGTFFLRARVEGNDVGYGTIAASGANATTLHWTRNDGPVREGDLLLLDAGVETTTLYTADVTRTMPVSGTFTDVQRRVYDLVYAAQEAGIAAVAPGRPFVAFHEASQRVLAEGLVEWGLLEGPVERVLELGLQRRYTLHGTGHMLGMDVHDCAVSRQEVHLYGDLEPGMVLTVEPGLYFQPDDLTVPEELRGIGVRIEDDVLVTEEGRTVMSAALPRSSAEVEAWLAERLPR; encoded by the coding sequence GTGAGCGAGCAGCAGCGCCCCCAGGACGAGACGAACGCCCCCGTGTTCAGTCCCCGCAAGAACGGGCAGGCGCAGTCGGTCTCCGACGAGCTCGCCGCGTGGATGACCACCGGGTGGGCCGACACCGAGCGTCGCGACCTGGAGCCCGTCGAGCAGGCCGGGCACACCGCCCGCCGCCGCGCCGCGCTCAGCGCGGCCTTCCCCGGTGACCGCCTGGTCGTCCCGGCCGGGCAGCTGCTCACCCGCTCCAACGACACCGAGTACCCGTTCCGGGCGGCCACCGACTACGCCTACCTCACCGGCGACACCTCCGACGGCGGCTGCCTGGTGTTCACGCCCCGCGCCGAGGGCGGGCACGACGTGGTCCTCTACCTCAAGCCCCGCTCCAACCGCGACAACGGCGAGTTCTGGCTGGGCGGCTACGGCGAGCTGTGGACCGGCCGCCGCAACAGCCTCTCCGAGGCCGCCGACCTGCTGGGCGTGGCCACCGCCGACGTGACCACGCTGTCCGGCGTGCTGCGCGCGGGCGGCGCGACCACCCGCATCGTGCGCGGCCACGACGCCGAGCTCGACGCGATCGTCGACGGTCTGCGCGCCGACGCCGACGAGGAGGCCCGGGCCAAGTACGCCCAGCTCGACGAGGACCTCTCCGTCACGCTGGCCGACCACCGCCTGGTCAAGGACGAGTGGGAGATCGCCCAGCTCCAGCTGGCCGTGGACGCCACCGTGCGCGGCTTCGGCGACGTCGTCGAGGCGCTGCCGCAGGCCAAGGACACCTCCGAGCGGTTCATCGAGGGCACGTTCTTCCTCCGCGCCCGGGTGGAGGGCAACGACGTCGGCTACGGCACCATCGCGGCCTCCGGCGCCAACGCCACCACCCTGCACTGGACCCGTAACGACGGCCCGGTGCGCGAGGGCGACCTGCTGCTGCTGGACGCGGGCGTGGAGACCACCACGCTGTACACCGCCGACGTCACCCGCACCATGCCGGTGTCGGGCACCTTCACCGACGTGCAGCGCCGCGTCTACGACCTGGTGTACGCCGCCCAGGAGGCCGGTATCGCCGCCGTCGCCCCGGGCAGGCCGTTCGTGGCCTTCCACGAGGCCTCCCAGCGGGTGCTCGCCGAGGGCCTCGTCGAGTGGGGCCTGCTGGAGGGCCCGGTCGAGCGCGTCCTGGAGCTGGGCCTGCAGCGCCGGTACACCCTGCACGGCACCGGCCACATGCTGGGCATGGACGTGCACGACTGCGCGGTCTCGCGCCAGGAGGTCCACCTGTACGGGGACCTGGAGCCGGGCATGGTGCTCACCGTCGAGCCGGGCCTGTACTTCCAGCCCGACGACCTGACCGTCCCCGAGGAGCTGCGCGGCATCGGCGTGCGCATCGAGGACGACGTGCTGGTCACCGAGGAGGGCCGCACGGTCATGTCTGCCGCTCTGCCGCGCTCCTCCGCCGAGGTCGAGGCCTGGCTGGCCGAGCGCCTGCCGCGCTAG
- a CDS encoding MDR family MFS transporter produces the protein MTGQPTPSTAETASAPPQDDESARAGRLIIPLLLVSAFVVILNETIMGVALPALNRDLGISVSTGQWLTSAFMLVMAVVIPATGFLLQRFHVRQVFITAMTLFSVGTLLCFLAPGFGFLLVGRVVQAAGTAIMMPLLMTTVLNLVPSDRRGRTMGNISIVMSVAPAVGPTLAGLILSVLDWRWMFGLVLPIAILGLVLGALFIRNVTEPRAASIDVLSLLVSALAFGGLVYGFSGLGEGEATAVVPPFASIGVGAVALVLFVWRQLRLQSRDRALLDLRVFRSRQFCVSIGLVVISFMALFGTLILLPVYMQNVLGHDTLVTGLSLLPGGLVMGLLAPVVGRLYDRVGPRPLVIPGSALVSLVLWGMTLLDAQTPVGFVIAAHVTLSIGLGFMFTPLLTGALGSLRPELYSHGSAVVGTVQQVAGAAGTAIFVAIMSATSAGLLTDGLTEVNAQAGGVHAAFLVGAVVSVVAFALTFLVRRSQAAAPEGGAPTPAH, from the coding sequence GTGACCGGGCAGCCCACTCCATCCACGGCCGAGACCGCTTCGGCCCCACCACAAGACGACGAGAGCGCGCGGGCGGGGCGCCTCATCATCCCGCTGCTCCTGGTCTCGGCGTTCGTGGTGATCCTGAACGAGACGATCATGGGCGTGGCGCTGCCCGCGCTCAACCGGGACCTCGGCATCTCCGTCTCCACCGGACAGTGGCTGACCTCGGCCTTCATGCTCGTGATGGCCGTGGTGATCCCCGCCACCGGGTTCCTGCTCCAGCGCTTCCACGTGCGCCAGGTGTTCATCACCGCGATGACGCTGTTCAGCGTCGGCACGCTGCTGTGCTTCCTCGCCCCCGGCTTCGGCTTCCTGCTCGTGGGCCGCGTGGTCCAGGCGGCGGGAACGGCGATCATGATGCCGCTGCTCATGACCACCGTGCTGAACCTGGTCCCGTCGGACCGCCGCGGCCGCACCATGGGCAACATCTCCATCGTCATGTCGGTCGCGCCCGCCGTCGGCCCGACCCTGGCGGGCCTCATCCTCAGCGTGCTCGACTGGCGGTGGATGTTCGGGCTCGTCCTGCCCATCGCGATCCTGGGCCTGGTCCTGGGCGCCCTCTTCATCCGCAACGTCACCGAGCCGCGCGCCGCCAGCATCGACGTCCTCTCGCTCCTGGTGTCGGCGCTGGCCTTCGGCGGGCTCGTCTACGGCTTCTCCGGCCTGGGCGAGGGCGAGGCCACCGCCGTGGTCCCGCCCTTCGCCTCGATCGGGGTCGGCGCCGTCGCGCTGGTGCTGTTCGTGTGGCGCCAGCTGCGCCTCCAGAGCCGCGACCGCGCCCTGCTGGACCTGCGGGTGTTCCGCTCCAGGCAGTTCTGCGTCTCGATCGGCCTGGTCGTGATCAGCTTCATGGCCCTGTTCGGCACCCTCATCCTGCTGCCGGTCTACATGCAGAACGTCCTGGGCCACGACACGCTCGTCACCGGCCTGTCCCTGCTGCCCGGCGGCCTGGTCATGGGCCTGCTCGCCCCGGTGGTGGGCCGCCTCTACGACCGCGTCGGCCCGCGCCCCCTGGTCATCCCGGGCTCGGCGCTGGTGTCCCTGGTGCTGTGGGGCATGACCCTGCTCGACGCCCAGACGCCGGTCGGCTTCGTCATCGCCGCCCACGTGACGCTCAGCATCGGCCTCGGCTTCATGTTCACCCCGCTGCTCACCGGCGCGCTGGGGTCGCTGCGGCCCGAGCTGTACTCGCACGGCAGCGCCGTGGTCGGCACCGTGCAGCAGGTCGCGGGCGCGGCCGGTACGGCGATCTTCGTCGCGATCATGTCCGCCACGTCGGCGGGCCTGCTCACCGACGGGCTCACCGAGGTCAACGCCCAGGCGGGCGGCGTCCACGCGGCCTTCCTGGTCGGCGCGGTGGTCTCCGTCGTGGCCTTCGCTCTGACCTTCCTCGTGCGGCGCTCGCAGGCCGCCGCCCCGGAGGGCGGCGCTCCCACCCCGGCCCACTAG